A region of Buchnera aphidicola (Nurudea yanoniella) DNA encodes the following proteins:
- a CDS encoding 2-oxo acid dehydrogenase subunit E2: protein MDIEIKIPDIGIETVEVIEIFVKIGDKIKKNDSLITVEGQKVSMEIPSSKSGIIQSIFVQVGQKVKSGSLILSLSNSSKNHVLQNNKKFYLDNLEYDNKRHFERDIFIEDNSLKEEKLVHATPIIRRLARKLDINLSHVIGSGRKGRIIKEDISAYVQNKSIQNKKNINVKHKSEEKSIQGSYDKLKKSSELWLTNIQKASSKHLCQSWSVIPHVTQFDEADITNLEKFRKDYNIKLSAKKSDLKLTILVFVIKVVAKSLKSFPRFNSILCPNTKKKLILNKDINIGIAVDTNDGLLVPVIRNADKKDIIDLLLKLNYLSKKAKSKTLDVIDTTNGNFTISNLGGIGGTNFTPIINYPEVAILGISKAFIKSHWNGKEFKPHLMLPLSLSYDHRVVDGAEAARFITLISEMLSDIRLLIV from the coding sequence ATGGATATTGAAATTAAAATTCCTGATATTGGTATAGAAACGGTTGAAGTAATTGAAATATTTGTAAAAATAGGCGATAAAATAAAAAAAAATGATTCTTTAATTACTGTCGAGGGACAAAAAGTATCTATGGAAATTCCATCTAGTAAATCAGGAATAATACAGTCTATTTTTGTACAAGTAGGACAAAAAGTAAAATCTGGTTCACTAATTTTATCACTTTCAAATTCCAGTAAAAATCATGTATTGCAAAATAATAAAAAATTTTATTTAGATAATTTAGAATATGATAATAAAAGACATTTTGAAAGAGATATTTTTATAGAAGATAATAGCTTAAAAGAAGAAAAATTAGTTCATGCTACTCCTATTATTCGAAGATTAGCTAGGAAATTAGATATTAATTTATCTCATGTAATAGGTAGTGGAAGAAAAGGGAGAATTATTAAAGAAGATATTTCTGCATATGTACAAAATAAATCAATACAAAATAAAAAGAATATTAATGTAAAACATAAAAGCGAAGAAAAATCTATTCAAGGTAGTTATGATAAATTAAAAAAATCTTCAGAATTGTGGCTGACAAATATTCAAAAAGCTTCTAGCAAACATTTATGTCAGAGTTGGTCTGTTATTCCTCATGTGACTCAATTTGACGAAGCTGATATTACTAATTTAGAAAAATTTAGAAAAGATTATAATATTAAATTAAGTGCGAAAAAATCTGATTTAAAGCTAACGATATTAGTTTTTGTAATAAAAGTAGTAGCTAAGTCATTAAAGAGTTTTCCTCGATTTAATAGTATATTATGTCCTAATACTAAGAAAAAATTAATATTGAATAAAGATATAAATATAGGAATTGCTGTAGATACTAATGATGGATTATTAGTCCCTGTTATTCGTAATGCTGACAAAAAAGATATTATTGATTTATTATTGAAATTAAATTATTTATCTAAGAAAGCTAAATCAAAAACTTTAGATGTTATAGATACAACAAATGGAAATTTTACAATTTCTAATTTAGGAGGGATTGGTGGCACCAATTTTACGCCTATTATAAATTATCCGGAGGTAGCAATTTTAGGAATATCAAAAGCTTTTATAAAATCGCATTGGAACGGTAAAGAATTTAAACCACATTTAATGCTTCCATTATCATTGTCTTATGATCATCGCGTTGTTGATGGAGCAGAAGCTGCTCGATTTATTACTTTAATCAGTGAAATGTTATCAGATATTAGATTATTAATAGTTTAA